The Oncorhynchus clarkii lewisi isolate Uvic-CL-2024 unplaced genomic scaffold, UVic_Ocla_1.0 unplaced_contig_3503_pilon_pilon, whole genome shotgun sequence genome has a window encoding:
- the LOC139405200 gene encoding stabilizer of axonemal microtubules 4-like, giving the protein MVSQVDLVTRPPLRGTGSPGGRLANTSLNLYCTSYRASFGKEVFSPCLGHHYRTGYSANLRPAVYYSPSLDHTDNPQLGRSLLDSFQSQTKRHFQPLTRPDGSETLPCPSGQIRESGYLQLKTRPTANVSIQTEYKEHFVPYRPRPPVSQKHQLVGAQGQSGFTEGTALQPNTFLPQYHMVNPRRTENSVMRDDFLPISFLQGSEMLPRLVSRVPRETGFTRDTLDPLACLVSVLPGSGTQKISSPADQKLIGMKELSGFILNSPNLKTLSHTPSDPSSVRTHYQSKFCDVPALEKLREGWTRGGIHKHRTNGYTGRDTDRFNLRH; this is encoded by the exons ATGGTTAGTCAGGTAGACCTGGTCACCAGGCCCCCTCTAAGAGGAACGGGAAGCCCAGGAGGCCGTCTGGCCAACACCTCCCTCAACCTCTACTGTACCTCCTACAGGGCTTCTTTTG GCAAAGAAGTCTTCAGTCCATGTCTAGGTCATCATTACCGTACAGGGTATTCTGCCAACCTGAGACCTGCTGTTTACTACAGCCCTAGTCTGGACCACACTGATAACCCACAGTTAGG GCGTTCTCTGCTAGATAGTTTCCAGTCTCAGACTAAGCGCCATTTCCAGCCCCTGACCAGACCTGATGGGTCAGAGACCCTGCCTTGCCCCAGTGGACAGATCAGAGAGAGTGGATATCTACAGCTGAAGACACGGCCTACagca aatGTATCCATCCAGACAGAGTATAAGGAACACTTTGTTCCATATCGTCCCAGACCACCAG TTTCTCAGAAGCACCAGTTAGTGGGAGCCCAAGGACAGAGCGGTTTCACCGAAGGGACGGCCCTGCAACCCAACACATTTCTGCCCCAGTACCACATG gTCAATCCTAGGAGGACTGAGAACTCTGTGATGAGAGATGACTTCCTGCCTATTTCCTTTCTTCAG GGCTCTGAGATGCTCCCCAGGCTGGTCAGTAGAGTCCCCAGAGAAACAGGCTTCACCAGGGACACCTTGGACCCTCTGGCCTGTCTA GTCTCTGTGTTACCTGGCTCTGGGACTCAGAAGATCAGCTCACCTGCTGACCAGAAGTTGATTGGGATGAAG GAGCTTTCAGGATTCATCCTCAACTCACCAAATCTGAaaaccctgtcacacacaccatctgACCCGTCAAGCGTCCGCACTCACTACCAGTCCAA GTTCTGTGACGTTCCAGCGCTGGAGAAGCTAAGAGAAGGCTGGACAAGGGGAGGCATCCACAAGCACAGGACCAATGGTTACACtggtagagacacagacag GTTTAACCTCAGACACTGA